From the Anaeromyxobacter dehalogenans 2CP-1 genome, the window CGCCCAGGCGTCGCCGCGTCGCACCGCGGTGGTGCGCATGGCCGAGGCGTCCGAGCCGCTCCCCGGCTCGGTGAGCGCCCAGGCGGCCAGGCGCTCGCCCGTCGCCAGCGACGGCAGGTACCGCTCCTTCTGCGCGTCGGTGCCGAACCGCGCGATGTGGCCGGTGCCGAGCCCGTTGTGGCTCGCCACGGTGAGGGCGAGCGAGCCGTCGAAGCGCGCGACCTCCTCCACCACCACCGCCACCGCCAGCGCGCCCATGCCGGCGCCGCCGTAGCGCTCCGGCACGGTGATGCCGAGCAGGCCCATGGCGCCGAGCTTCGCCACCACCTCGCGCGGGAACGTCTCGCTCGCGTCCCACGCGGCGGCGTGCGGCCGCACCTCCGCCTCGCAGAACGCGCGCACGGTCCGCTGGATCTCGACCAGCTCCGCGGGGAGTTCGAAGTCCATGTGGGCTCCTAGACCGGGAGGACGCCGCGCTTGCGCTCGCGGGTCGGCTCGTGGCCGGCCGCGTAGATCCGGAACCGGCGGGAGAGCTCCTCGCGCAGCCGCTCGCCGGGCACCACCGCGTCCACCACCAGCTCGCTCGCCAGCTTGAGCAGGTCGATGTCGGCCCGGTACTCCTCGCGCAGGGCCTGTACGTAGGCGGCCCGCTCGGCCTCGGGTCGCTCCTGGATCTTGTTGAAGAAGACCGCGTTCACCGCCGCCTCCGGCCCCATCACCGCGATCATGGCCTCCGGCAGCGCCAGCGTGGCGGACGGGCCGAACGCCGGGCCGTCCATCGCGTAGAGGCCGGCGCCGTACGCCTTGCGCACCACCACGCAGATGCGCGGGACGGTGGCCTCCGAGACCGCGCTGATCATCTTGGCCCCCGCCCGGATGATCCCGGCCCGCTCGACCTTCGTGCCGATCATGAACCCGGGCACGTCGGCGAGGTAGAGCAGCGGCACGTTGAACGCGTCGCACAGCCAGATGAAGCGGGTGGCCTTGTCGGCGGAGTCCACGAACAGCACCCCGCCCTTCACCTTGGGCTGGTTCGCGACGATCCCCACCACCTGGCCGTCGATGCGGGCGAGCCCGGTGACGAGCTCGCCGGCCCAGAGGCGCTTCACCTCCAGGAACGAGCCCTCGTCCACGATCGCGTCGACGAGCTCGAGCATGTCGAACGGCTTGTTCTGGTCGCGCGGCACCACGTCGGCGGGCGCGCGGGCGCCGGGGCGCGGCGGCCGGGCCGGCGCCTCGGGCGGCAGGCCACGGTGGCTGGAGGGCAGGTACGAGAGCCAGCGGCGCGCCAGCGCGATGGCCTCCTCCTCGGTCTTCACCAGGAAGTCGCCGCAGCCGGACACCGAGCAGTGCATGCGCGCGCCGCCCAGCTCCTCCAGCGTCACCTTCTCGCCGATGACCATCTCGGCCATCCGCGGGGAGCCCAGGTACATGGAGGCGTTCCCCTCCACCATCACGACCACGTCGCAGAACGCCGGGATGTACGCGCCGCCCGCCGCCGACGGACCGAACAGCAGGCAGATCTGGGGGACCACGCCGGAGAGGTGCACCTCGTTGTGGAAGATGCGCCCGGCGCCGCGGCGCCCCGGGAACATCTCCACCTGGTCGGTGATGCGCGCGCCGGCCGAGTCCACCAGGTAGAGCAGCGGCAGGCGCTGCGCCGCCGCGACCTCCTGGATGCGCAGGATCTTCTCGACCGTGCGCGCGCCCCAGCTCCCCGCCTTCACGGTGGAGTCGTTCGCCATGACGCACACCGGGCGGCCGTCCATCCGGCCCATGCCGGTGACGACGCCGTCGGCGGGCAGCTCCGGGTCGAGCGCGTTCGCGAGCGCGCCGTCCTCGACGAAGCTCCCCGGGTCGAGCAGGAGCGCGATCCGCTCCCGCGCGAAGCGCTTGCCCTGCTCGGCGTTCTTGGCGTGGTACTTCGCCGCGCCGCCCTGCTCCACCCGCCGCAGCTCCCGCGCGATGCGCGCGTCCGGCGACTCGTCTCGGGCCACTGCGCCACCTCCGGGCGTTCCGTCCGCGTCCATGGTGCCTTCCCCCGTCGTGTCCTCGCGGCGCGCTGCGCGCCCCGGCTCACTCGCCCGTGAACACCGGCGGGCGCTTCTCGGCGAACGCGGCCAGCGCCTCGCGCCGGTCGCGGGTGCCGAGGCAGTCCTGGTACATCCGGTGCTCCAGCGCGAGCGCCTCCTCGAGCGGCAGGTGGAACCCGCCGTCGATGGCGCGCTTCGCCT encodes:
- a CDS encoding acyl-CoA carboxylase subunit beta, translated to MDADGTPGGGAVARDESPDARIARELRRVEQGGAAKYHAKNAEQGKRFARERIALLLDPGSFVEDGALANALDPELPADGVVTGMGRMDGRPVCVMANDSTVKAGSWGARTVEKILRIQEVAAAQRLPLLYLVDSAGARITDQVEMFPGRRGAGRIFHNEVHLSGVVPQICLLFGPSAAGGAYIPAFCDVVVMVEGNASMYLGSPRMAEMVIGEKVTLEELGGARMHCSVSGCGDFLVKTEEEAIALARRWLSYLPSSHRGLPPEAPARPPRPGARAPADVVPRDQNKPFDMLELVDAIVDEGSFLEVKRLWAGELVTGLARIDGQVVGIVANQPKVKGGVLFVDSADKATRFIWLCDAFNVPLLYLADVPGFMIGTKVERAGIIRAGAKMISAVSEATVPRICVVVRKAYGAGLYAMDGPAFGPSATLALPEAMIAVMGPEAAVNAVFFNKIQERPEAERAAYVQALREEYRADIDLLKLASELVVDAVVPGERLREELSRRFRIYAAGHEPTRERKRGVLPV